The region CCGCTGCAAAACGTCACCGCAGGCAGCACTTTCCTGATCGGTTCCGCAACAGGTGCAGCCCGTGCCCAACGCGCGCTGGCCTATATCTCTCCGAATATGGGGGGGGTGACAGTTGCAGTGAACTACTCAACTGCTCTGGCTGGTGTGGGTAACTTGACTGCACTTTCTACTACAGCTGTCGATCCTAAAACTTCCGCATTCTTGCTGTCGGCAAATTACGACAATGGCCCTTTGTCAGTCGGCGCTGTGTATACGGGCGCAACTGCTGGTACGACCTACCTGCCTGCGCTTGCCACAGAAACCTCTACATTATCGGCTACGGACATTGCGTTGGGTGCGTCGTATGACTTCACCGTGGTCAAGCTGTTTGCAACCTATCAGACATCCAAGACCGGCACGAACAACGTAGTTGTTACGTCGGGAACTAACAAGGCTATGTCCGTTAGTGCTGTAGCTCCAGTCGGCCCAGGCGCTATTGCGCTCAGCTATGCGAAGAACACTATAGATGCGAGCAGTACTCTGTCGAGCTTGTCTAAGGTCGGCACTGGAACTGATATGGGTGCTTCTGGCGTTACTTTGGCTTGGCTGCAAGGTCTGTCCAAGACAACAACGTTCTATGCTGCGTATACCAAAACGAGTCAAGGTACAAACACTCGTTCTTATAGCGTGATTAATGATGCGCTGGCAGGCACCAGCATGACCGCTGGCGGAAGCTCTTCCATGCTGGCAGTGGGTCTGAACAAGAAGTTCTAAGCACAAAAGCTTTAATCGGATTTTCCGGTGCAATACTGAACGGCCACCTTCGGGTGGCCGTATTATTTGACACTGTCTTGCCAATTGCTTAAATTGCCTAGGTTGCCACAGGAGGATGACATGTTGAATCTGGATAATCTGATTATTGAATTTGATAAAGGTCTGCGCACCTTGTTCGCCAAAGCGCCGACCGCGCGCCCCTATCCGGATGCTGATATCGCCGACTCGTCCCTGAGCGATTCGGAAAAGAAGCATGCAGCCGCGCTGATGCGCATCAATCACACCGGCGAAATATGCGCGCAGGCCTTGTACCAGGGCCAGGCGCTGACGGCGCGCGATCCGGGGGTGCAGGAGAAGCTGGAGCATGCGGCGTGGGAAGAAACCGAACATCTGGCCTGGACCTCGCACCGGGTGCACGAACTGGGTGGACGCTTGAGCCTGCTCAATCCGTTCTGGTACACCAGTTCGCTCGCACTAGGCGCATTGGCGGGTGCGCTGGGCGACAAATGGAATCTGGGTTTCCTGGCCGAAACCGAACGTCAGGTCGGTGCGCACCTGCAAAGCCATCTGGACAGTTTGCCGAAGCAGGACGCCAAGAGTCGCGCCGTGGCACAGCAAATGTACACGGATGAAGTCGGCCATGCCGATATGGCAGTGGAGCTGGGCGCGGCGGAATTGCCGTTGCCGGTGAAACTGGCGATGCGGGGTATGTCGAAGGTAATGACGAAGACGGTTTATTGGGTTTGACCGTCATTCCGGCCCTTCGATAAACTCAGGACAGGCTGACCTACGGTCAGGCCGGAATGACGAAAAGCTTATCCCTCCACGATCTCGAAATCGTGCGTCACCTTCGCCGTTTTCCCCAGCATGATGGAAGCAGAGCAGTATTTGTCGGCGGATAGCTTGATGGCGCGTTCGACTTGCTCGCGCTTGAGGTCTTTGCCCGTTACCACAAAGTGCAGGTGAATCTTCGTGAACACTTTGGGGTCGGTCTCGGCGCGGTCGGACTGGATGTCCACCACGCAATCGGAGATTTGCTGCCGCCCTTTTTTCAGGATGGTCACCACATCGTAAGCGGTGCAAGCGCCGGTGCCGATCAGCAACATCTCCATCGGTCGCGGTCCCAGGTTGCGACCGCCGCCGGCGGGCGGGCCGTCCATCACAACCGAGTGACCGCTCTCGGTCTCACCGATGAAGGAAACTTCTTCTACCCATTTGATGCGTGCTCTCATGTGACACTCCGTTGGTTGGTTTTGATGGAAGGCTGACGAGGACGTCGGCGCTCCAATGGCGGCTTCTGCTATGTCAGGATTTTAACTGATACCACAACATTCCAATTAATTCATGCAGGAATATCCGGCTGTCGCGTAAAGCATAGGCGTTCGGCACAAAAGCGAGCAAATCTGTCCGGTAGCGCGTGGTGTATCCGGTCGGGGCGGGAACGACCTGAAACCCGGCAGCCTGAAACGCCTGCACAGCACGTGGCATGTGCGAGGCGTGCGTGACAAGGTAGATGCGAGTGATGCCGACCCGTTGGAGCACCTGACGACACAGGCGCGCATTTTCCAGCGTGTTGTCCGAAGCCCCTTCAGACCACTGTACCGGAACATTGAATTCGTGTTCCAGCACCTGTTTCATCTGTTCCGCTTCGGAGGTGCTGTTGCCCAGCGGCGCGCCGCCAGTCACCAGGATGGGTTTCAATGTCTCACGGTACAGCTTGGCGGCATAGCGCAAGCGCTCCAGCGTATCCTTGTTTGTCGTATCGCCGCCGTATTCCGGCGCGTGAAAATAAGTGCCGCCACCCAGCACCACGATGGCATCTGCCTGCGGTCTTCTCGTGTCATTGACGAAGGGTTTGCCTTCCAATCCATGCAGCAAGGTTTCCGCAAAATAGGGTGTGGAGAGCAGCCACAGCAAGCCGAATGCCGTGGTCATCAGAATGCGGGCGATCAGCGGGCGTGAATGCCAGAGCCAAAGGCCGAGTGCCGCGATGAGCAGCAGATTGAGTGGCGGCAGCAGAAACGTGCCGATGAGGTTGGTGAAGAACCAGGACATTGCATATCTCGATCAGTTGAAAGCATGCGCATTATGGCAGAGCGTGCACGAGTACCCGAACGTCACAATAAAATCATCTGAACGTCATTAAAGTTTCGCATATCGCGGCGAAACTGCGAGGCATGAAAATTCTGCTCAAATACTGGCGCTGGTTGATTCCGCTGCTGTTGTGGAGTGCAGATGCCAATGCCTGGGGGCTATATACCCACGTCTATTTCGCCCAGATGCTGCTGTGGGCGGTCCCGCTCACCGACCCGCGCTATCGCCGCGCGATCAAATCGTTTCCCAAACTGGTGCTGGCCGGCGCCTGCCTGCCGGATCTCGCGTTGCTGAGCGAGCATTCCTGGGGCGAACCGTTTTCTACCACGCACCAATGGCAGCGGGCGCGAAAACTGTTGGACGATGCCAAGAGCGATGAGGAATATGCCCTCTCTCTGGGCTTCGTCAGTCACTTGCTGGTGGACGTGATCGCCCACAACCACTTTGTCCCCGCACACGAGAAGATGTGGGGAAATATCCCGATGCTGACACATGCGGCATGCGAGTGGGCAATGGACATGCACATTCGTGCACAACTCTTTGCGGAGCCCAGCGAGCTGATGCATGCGCATCGCGCAGAACTGGCGCAATACGTGGCACAGCATTTTTCCTGCTCGCACAATTTGGCCAAACGCGGTGTGAACATACTGGCGGGTGCAGAGAGTCTGCTGCGCACCAGCCGCTTGTCGCATCTGTGTTACCACGGGGCAAGCTTGCTCGACTCCGGGATGCAGCGCCGGTTCAACTATTATCTGAGCGAGACCGGTGCGAGATTGACGCACATCGACCGCATCCTGCTGGGCGAAGAACCGATATGGGACGCCAATCCGCATGCCGATGATCCCATACTGCGACAACGCATCGAGCTCGTCACGCCGCAGCAATTGCGCCATCGCATCCCGCTACCGCAGGACGTATTCAGCAAGGTTTAAGCTGCATTCCTCGCCAGTTTGAACTGGCCGATCGCCTCGAATAGTGCTCTGGAGGAATTGGCGAGGGTCTGCATTTCGTTGCCGGCCTGCTCGATATCGGTCGCGGTATTGGCGCTGATTGTTGCGACCGAGTTGATATTGAGCCAGATGTCTTCGCCCGCTGCCGACTGATCCTCGGTGGACGAGGCGATCTGGCGCATCATGTCGGTGACGATGAGCACGGAACTCTCGATCTGGCGCAGTAGTTGTCCCATGCCTTCCCCGTGCCGCACGCCTTGCGCTACTTCCTGCTTGGCCAGGGCCATGGCACGGGTCGCCTCGTCGGTTTCGCTTTCGATCAGCTGGACGATCTTGGTGATGTCTGCGGTGGCACTGGTGGTCCGTTCGGCCAATTTGCGCACCTCGCTGGCAACCACCGCAAAACCGCGCCCCTGTTCTCCCGCGCGCGCCGCCTCGATGGCCGCATTGAGCGCGAGCAGGTTGGTCTGTTCCGCGATCTCTTTGATCATGCTGCTGACGCTGCCAATGCGTTGGATGGCAATATTCAGTTCGTTCATGGTTTTTACGGAAGAGCCGACTGTTTGGTCGATCTGGCTCAGCGCAAGTATCGTGGACTGCCCGGTTTCGCTTCCGGACTGCACCAAAGCCAGGGTCTGCCTTGCTGCAGCGGAAGCCTGTGCCGCATTCGCGGCGATCGTCTTGATCGTGTTGCCCATGCCTTCGATGGCACCGCTCACCTGGAATACCTTGGCAGACTGTTCCTTGGCATTCGCGGTGACCGAGTGCGCCATCTGGCTGACCCCGTGAGCTGTCTTGTGGGTCTGGTTGGCCGAGACATGCACCTCGTGCAGGATGGTTTCGAAACGCGCAATGAAAGTGTTGATCGTGCCGGACAGATGGCTGATCTCGTCATTATTGTGCGATGTCAGCCGGCGGCTCAGGTCGCCGTTGTGCAGGTGATTGATTTCGTCGACGATGTGCTCCAGCCGTTTGCGCAGGTTGCGGCCGAACAGGGTTTCAGTGACCACGGTAATGATCCCCAGCGCCATCATCGGCAGCAAGACAATCCACAGTACCCGGCTCATGACACTATCTATCCTGTGTTCGGAAGCGAGTTCGATATCCTTGTTAGCGTCGACCAGCTTGTCCAGTTCCTGCACCATCGGGGAGAGGTACATACCGTAAAGCGAATCCGGAATTTGCAGCGCATCGGCGGGGCTGGTCGCGGCGATCTTGATCGCACCCTTGAATCCCTGGGCATATGCGCCCCATTGCGCGGACATCTTTTTAAGGGAATCGTGCAAGGCGGGCAGATCCGAGGAGTCGGAAACGCGCTTCAGCAATTCGCGCATGTGTGCGTCGGCTTGTTCAAGCTGTGCCGAAGTCTCGGCCGGAATCGGATCGCTGCGGCTGATAGCCAGGGCCGTCGCCTTGACCTCGATCAGGCTTTTGTCCATCGTCTGCATCGACTGATAGATGCGGAATTCCTGGCGCAATTGGTTCAGATTGATCATGACAAAAACGATCACGGTCAGCATGCCCAGCAGCGAGATACCCATCATCAGGCGCAACTGTTGTTGCAGGGTAAGAGATTTAAGCAATGCAGAAAGTCGCATCATGCGGAACCTCCGGAATGTGGAATGAAACGAAAAATCAGATCAGGAACGACAGACCCGCGATCATGCCGCCAAGTGCGGCGCCTGCCAGCACGTCGCTGGGATAGTGCAGGCCGAGTATCGGGCGCGACAGTCCGACCATCACGCTGAACGGCAGCACCAGCCAGATCAGCGCCGGGAAGTAGGCGATGGCGACGATGCTGAATGCCACTGCATGCATGGTGTGGCCAGAAGGGAAGCTGAACTGGTCCAGCGTCTTGCCGGCGCAGACGATGGCCGGATAGACATTGAACGGACGCGGGCGCAGGGTTTTACCCTTGATGAATTTGTAGCATGCCGTGCCGATCAATCCGACGACGATCATGTGAAATACGGCAGGAATTGCTGCACTTTGATATTGCAGCAGCAACACGATCATCAGCACATACCAGAACATTCCGTCGCCCAGGCGGCTGAACAGGCGAAACAGATTGCGCACCGTGAAGTTGCGGCTGCGCCTGTTGCAGAAGGCGCAGAGCTCCATATCCCAGGTTTTAATCTGTTGCAGCGGAAAGTTCAGGTTGGACATTTTGTACTCCCTGTTTGCGGACGGTATCGAGCAGTACCGCTTCCATCTCGCTCATGATGTGTTCCCAGGTCAGTGCTTCCACGGTCTGACGCGCGGCGATACGCAAGCGTTGCACTCGCTCCATGTCGGAGATCAGCCCCGTCGAGAGTTTGACGAAGGCATCGGTGTCGGCGAACGGCACCAGCAAACCGTTCTCGTCGTGGCGCATGTGCTGGCGTGCGGCGGCATAGTCGTATGCGACCGTGGCCAGGCCGCTGGCCATCGCCTCGACGGTCACGTTGCCGTAAGTCTCGGTCAGGCTGGGATAAAGAAAGATATCGCCGGAAGCGTAGTGCTGTGCCAGCGGTTCTCCGGTCAGCATCCCGGCGAAGATCACATGCGGGTGCTGTTTCTCCAGATCGGCGCGGGCCGGGCCATCGCCCACCATCACCAGACGTGCCAGCGGATTGACCTTGCGCATTTGCTCGAATGCCTGGATGACGACATGCAGGTTCTTTTCCGGGGCGATACGGCTAACCAGCATCACCACCGGAGTGCTTTCGTCGGCGTTCCATGAGGCGCGCAACTCGGCACTGCGCTTGGCGGGGTGGAACAGTTGCGCATCCACGCCGCGCGAAACCACGAATACGTTCTTGTACCCCTCGAATTCCAGCTGTTGCTGCAGCGAAACCGTGGGTACCAGCGTGCATGCTGCCTTGTTGTGGAAGTGGCGCAGATAGGCGGCAATGGGTTTCTTCAGCAGGCCGACGCCGTAGTGTTGCGAGTAGCTGTGGAAGTTGGTGTGGAAATCCGTGCTCACCGGGATGTTCAACTTGCGCGCGGCAGACAGGGCAGACCAGCCCAGCGGACCTTCGGTGGCAATATGCACGATATCGGGGCGCTGCAGCTTCCACAGGCGCATCAGCAAGCCCTTGGCGGGCAGCCCGGATTTCAGTTCGGGGTAACCGGGTATGGGCATGCCGGTCACCAGCGTTTCCGTGTAGCCATCCTCATTTGCTGCCACATCCTGCTTGAACTGGCGCGGGCGGATCATGTGGATGAGGTGCTGGCGTTTGCGCAAGCCCTGCACCATGCGGCCGATGGTGATGGCGACGCCGTTTACTTCGGGCAGGTAGGTTTCAGTGACCAGTGCGATATTCAGCGGCACCGGCGTATTGAGGTTCTGGTCTGGTGTATTCATGATGCGCATGCTGCCGCTCGCGCATGAATATTTGATTAAACCAATTTGAAAGTTTTATGACGGCACTTCTAGTGCAGCAGCACCAATCCCCATACCGCCAGCACATTGATCAGGCTTACCAGCACTGCCGAACTCCCGATGTCCTTTGCGCGCTTCGCGAGGTCGTGGTTCTCCAGCGAGATGCGATCGACGGTGGCCTCGATGGCGGAGTTAAGCAGTTCGATCATGATGACCAGCAACACGCTGGCGATCATCAATGCCTTGCCGAGATAAGCCACAGGCAACCACAATGCCAATGGAATGAGAATGGTGGCGAGCAGGACTTCCTGCCGGAATGCATCTTCGTGCTTGTAGGCGGCGCGAAACCCGGCCAGCGAATACCCGAAAGCATTCCACAAACGCACCAGACCTGTTTTACCCTTGTAAGGACTTTCCATCGAACGGCTCCTGAATTAATACACAAATGTGCAGCTGCGATATATCGGCGAAACTTCTCCAGCAAAAAGAACGCGCACCATACCGAGTGCGCGCAAAGGGGAGGCGGAATGAAACGGGAAAACTATGCGGCCTTCTTCATGAAATGTTTGGCGTAGCGTGCATTCATGCGCGATACCGGCATCAGGATGAACAGGTCGGCGCAGTTGAAATCCGGATCCCATGCCGGTTCGCCGGCGATGTAGGCGCCCAGGCGCAGGTAGCCCTTGATCAGCGGCGGGATGGTGACTTCCAGGTTCTGGTTCAGGGATTCCAGCGGCAGGCGGCAATGCGGGAACACGTGATATTCGGCGGGCGCACCGTGCAGCTTGTGCACCTTGTTGTAAACGCTGGCGGCGTAGTGTCCGCCGTCGCCCATGCTGATGCTGGCGCAGCCGATCAGGTATTCGTGGCCGTGCTTGCCGATGTAATCGGCCAGGCCGCTCCACAACTGGGTGATGGTCGATCCGTCACGGTAATCGGGATGCACGCAGGAACGGCCGACTTCCACCATGCGGTCGCGCAGGTGCATCAGACGCGACAGGTCGAATTCGGTCTCGGAATAATATCCGCCCGCGTTGACTGCCTGTTCCGGCGGCAGGATGCGATAAGTACCGACGACCTTGTCGTTACCGTGATCGCGTACAAGCAGGTGGTCGCAGAATTCGTCGAAGCGGTCGATATCGAGACCCAAAGCAGCGCTGGGCAATTTTGCGCCCATTTCTTCGGCGAACACCTTGTAGCGCACGCGCTGGGCTTCCGCCACTTCGGCAACGGTACGCGCCAGACTGAAAGTGAGTCTGCCTTGTGCTTCGCGGTGTTCTTGCTTGATCAGGTCCAGCATGGTGTTCTCCCGTTGAGTTGATGACGGAAGATTAGCGACCGTATGTTGCACCGGGGTTAAGGGAATATGAAAAATTGATTAAGCTATTTCAGCGGGTGGCTTACCACCTCTTGCGCAAGCGAAGGATGCAGCAATACACAGTAAAGCGACTGGAAATGTTGTTCGTTCCCGGCATGTTCGTGTGCAACTTCCAATTGAGAAGCTGATGCAGGTGCAGCGTGCATGGCGGCAAGCGTCGCGCTGATATGTTGCCGCACCGCGCCGGTCAGGTTGCGCCTGTCGGTGCCGCTCGCGTCCAGCGGGGGTGTGGCAACGAGCTGTACATGCAACTCGGCCGTACTCAGTATGTTCCACATTGAGGTGCCGAATGAAATTTCGTCTATATAGGCGGAAGCCAGGCAGTGCGTGCCTGACCTATCCTGATAACGGATGGCAATGGGATGCACCAGCGCTCCGGCATCGATGGCGGGTTGCAACAGCGAAGAATGGAAATGTTCGACCTTCAGTCCGTCGGTGGTGGTCCCTTCCGGGAAGATGGCCAGACATTCGCCGCGTTGCAGCAAGTCGACCAATTGCACATTGATGCGCGCCGCGGAACGCGCCTTGCCGCGTTCGATGAACAGGGTCTGCGCGCGCGCACACAACCAGCCGATGACCGGCCAGCGACGTACTTCGGATTTGGCCACGAAGCGCATCGGCACCACGGCATTGAGCACAAACACGTCCAGCCAGGAGATATGGTTGGTAACGATGAGGCCGTGGCGCAACGCGTGCAGCGGATCGCCTTCAGCGATTTCGATCCTGACGTTGAAGATATCCAGCAATCCGGCAGACCAGTTTTGCAGGATGCGTCGTCGTATCGCCAACCCAAACCACGGATAGGCGATCGCCAGCGTCAGGCCGTAGCCGATATGCAGCGCGACGCGCGCGGCGCGGAACAGGGCGATCAGTCGTCGGGTCAAAGTTTTTTACCGGTCATGCAATCGAAAATACGGAAAACGTGCAGAAATAATCCAGGGTTCCCCCCAGGCCTTGTGTGAACAGCATGCTGCGTATGCTGTGCAAGCGGTTATGTGTGACTTCCTTGTTGTCCTTGGCAAACAGTTTCATGGGGTCTCCTTCATTGTCTGGCAACGGTATTGCGTACTTCGATGAACAGGCTGTTGCCATTCGTCTTCTTTGCCATCTTCTTGGCATCGGTCATGGCGGCTGAAACTTCGTGATGGGACAGGAATTGGCGTGGCGCGACCTGGATTGCGCCGATGGACAAGCTGGTGAGCGGGTGGAATTTCACATTGCCGTCGCGCCCTTCGCTGTTGTAACCGCCTGCAGCAAGGTGTTCTTCCCTGAACAACAGTTCGGCGGCTTGCTCGAACGAGCGCAACGCCTGCTCGCAGCGCGCTTTCCAGTCACGGCTTTGCAACAGCAGAATAAAATCGTCGCCGCCGATGTGGCCGATGAAATCAAGCTTGGGGTCGCAGGCCCAGCTCAGGATGCGGCCCGTGAGCTGGATCATCTCGTCGCCCTTGCGGTAGCTGTAGGTATCGTTGAAGGGCTTGAAGTGATCGAGGTCGCAATAGCAGGCGACGAAAGGCGTATTCGCCAGCAGCAGTCGTTCGATATGTTCGTTGATCGGCACATTGCCCGGGAGCAGGGTCAGCGGATTGGCGTAACGCGCCGCTTCCAGTTGCATCTGCGTCAGTTCACGCAACAGGTCCTGGCCGGAAGAAACGCCGATATAGCGCCCGTTCTCGGTGATGATGAAACCGTCGGCAAAATGGCGGCTGTCCGCCTCGGCCATGAAGTGGCTGAGCTCTTCGATGGGCATGCCTTTTTCCACCAGCAGCGGATCGCCCTGGATCAGGTCGCTGCAGGGTTTCTTGCTGTGCAGTTCGCGCTGGAACGGCTTGGAGAAACGGTCAATGAAGTGATATCGGTTGATCAGCCCGAGCGGCACGCTGTTCTTGACGACCGGAATGATGCGCAGCGCCGGGTTGACATTGAAGCGCTCGAAGATGTGGTCGATCAGCGTGTCGGGGTGTACCGGTTCGACATAGGTCAGCAGCTTGTGTGCCGTGGTTTGCGAACGCTGGTAGAAATCGGCCTTGGGAAACAGGGCGATGTTGGATGAATTGATGATGCGGCTGGTCTCGGTGGATGCCAGCAGCGGCGGCGTGGGACTGGGTCGCGCGATGAAATACCCCTGTCCCAACGCGATGCCGATGTCCTTTACCACGCGCAACTCTGCTTCGGTCTCCACGCCTTCCGCGATCACATGCGTGCCGCAGCTTTCGGCGATATGCTGGATGGATTTCAGGAACTGCAGCTTGATCGGGTCGTGATCCACCCCCTGCACGAAATGCATGTCGATCTTGATGAACTCGGGGCGCAACTCCGACCACAGGCGCAGGCTGGAAAATCCCTCGCCCAGGTCGTCGATGGCGATCTTGAAGCCCATTCCGCGGTAATGCAGCAAGGCATCGCGCATGCCCTCGAAATCGAAGGTCGGCTGGTTCTCGGTGATCTCAATGATCACGCGCGCCGGATCGAGCCCTAGCTGTTTCAGGAACGCCAGCGTCTGGCCGTCCTTGAAACTGGGATTGGTCAACGTCTCCGGGCTGACGTTGAGGAACAGGTTGCCCGGCAAGCTGAGTTTCGCGAATGTCTCCAGTACGACCTGGCGCGAAAGCATCTCCAGTTCCAGTTGCAGGCCCTGTTGTTCCGCCGCACCGAACAGGTTGATGGGGGAATGCAGCGGGCTGTCTGCCGGACCGCGTATCAAACCCTCGAAGCCCAGGAACTCGCCGCTCTTGAGATCGATGATGGGTTGAAACAGGGCGCTCAAGCGCCGCTGTTCGAGGATTTCACGGAGTGGCGACATGGCTTGTTCCTTGGGGCGCGGCATGAACTGGCTTGCCAAAAACTGCGCGCGAGCAGTGGTGCGGTACTTTTCGACAGGTAGAATGCTGAGCATGGAGTCCTCCTGCTTGCCTATTTAGGGTGCGGACGATACCGCCGGGTTGTTACATAAATATGACGGGAAAATGATGGAAATACTTGGTTTGCGGCACCGTGCGTCCGGCGTCAACTCCTGTTTTTCTGGTGCAGGGTTGCCGTTTGCGGACTATGTGCGCGATACGCAAGCCATGCTGCGGCAGCACCATGACGGCAAAAATGACCAGGAAGCTATCGTTGCAGGCAACACGCCATTTGAATTGTTGCCGGCAGGCGACTTCGAAAAAGGACGGGACAAGCCCTATCGGCGCGGCGTGCTGCTCACTCACGGATTAAGCGACTCTCCCTACCACATGCGCCATCTGGGCGCATTCTTCCAGCGCAACGGCTTTCGCGTGATGGCCGTGCTGCTGCCCGGGCACGGAACCCGGCCCGGTGATTTGCTTGAGGTGGATTGGCGGGAATGGGTGAGGACGGTGGCTTACGGCGCGGATTGCCTGGCTGCCGAGGTGGATGAACTCTATCTGGCGGGATTCTCGGCCGGTGCCGCATTAAGCCTGTTTCATGCGGGGCACGATAACCGGGTGCGAGGCCTGTTCCTGTTTTCGCCCGCGTTCGAGATCACTCCGCTGGCGAAGTGGGCGAATCTGCACAAGCTTTACAGCTGGCTGCGGCCGAAGGCGGCCTGGGTGGGTAACATGCAGGATCGCGATCTCTACAAATATGAATCGTTCTGCAAGAACGCGGCGGCGCAAATGTACAAACTGACGCAAGCCTTGCCGAAAAGCGGCGTGGACATCCCTGTATTCGCCGTTGCCAGCGCAGACGATGCCACCGTGAATTCGGCGGCGACGCTGCGTTTCATTCAGCAAGCGCGACATGTTTGCAGCAAGCTGGTGTGGTACTCGACAGCGAAGATCGAGCAGGAAAATATCGAGTGGGTGGATAGCGCAGTGCCTGAAAAACGTATTCTGGGCAGTGCGCACACCGCGATCGTCATGTCACCCGAAGATGCGTATTACGGCGCAAATGGCGAATATGCGAACTGCCTGCATTATTATGACAACGACAGCGAACGTTACAAGGCCTGCATGTCGCAGCCCCGGGAAGTCTGGTGGGGCGAAGTGAGCGAACAGAATCTTGAACACGGGCTGTTGCGACGATTGATGTACAACCCGCACTATGCGGCGATGGAAACGTCAATGCTGAAATTCATTCAAGGATTGCCATGAGTCAAACCTTGATCTACGCCCATCGCGGTGCAAACAAGGAAGCTGCAGAAAACACACGCAGCGCTTTCGATAAATCGCTGCGTCATGCCATCGACGGCATGGAGACTGATATTCAGCTCAGTCGCGATGAGGTTTGCGTGTTGTGGCACGACGACGATTTCGCCAAGCTGGGGCAGCGGCATAAACGCATCGACGACTACGATTACGCGCAGTTGAAGGAAATGAACTTTGCGGCGCATTTTTCCGGCGCAGCCAAAGAAGGTGCGTTGCGTTTGCAGGATTTTGTGTCCGCCTATCGCGCCCGATGCCGGCTTCTGCTGGAAATTAAAAATTATCCCGGCGAGCCTGAAGCGCGGCAGCAGATCAAAGTCCGGCAGACTCTGGACACGGCCGGCGAGGCGAATGGAGAGCGTATTCTGGTTTCGTCGTTTGATCTCAACAGTCTCATTTACGCGCACCAAATCGTGCCGCAATTTCCGCTCGTGCTCAATCTGGAGCGAGAGCATCAGGCCGATTTCGCACAGCAAACGCTGCGCGAGC is a window of Sideroxydans sp. CL21 DNA encoding:
- a CDS encoding diacylglycerol kinase → MESPYKGKTGLVRLWNAFGYSLAGFRAAYKHEDAFRQEVLLATILIPLALWLPVAYLGKALMIASVLLVIMIELLNSAIEATVDRISLENHDLAKRAKDIGSSAVLVSLINVLAVWGLVLLH
- a CDS encoding GNAT family N-acyltransferase produces the protein MLDLIKQEHREAQGRLTFSLARTVAEVAEAQRVRYKVFAEEMGAKLPSAALGLDIDRFDEFCDHLLVRDHGNDKVVGTYRILPPEQAVNAGGYYSETEFDLSRLMHLRDRMVEVGRSCVHPDYRDGSTITQLWSGLADYIGKHGHEYLIGCASISMGDGGHYAASVYNKVHKLHGAPAEYHVFPHCRLPLESLNQNLEVTIPPLIKGYLRLGAYIAGEPAWDPDFNCADLFILMPVSRMNARYAKHFMKKAA
- a CDS encoding lysophospholipid acyltransferase family protein, with product MTRRLIALFRAARVALHIGYGLTLAIAYPWFGLAIRRRILQNWSAGLLDIFNVRIEIAEGDPLHALRHGLIVTNHISWLDVFVLNAVVPMRFVAKSEVRRWPVIGWLCARAQTLFIERGKARSAARINVQLVDLLQRGECLAIFPEGTTTDGLKVEHFHSSLLQPAIDAGALVHPIAIRYQDRSGTHCLASAYIDEISFGTSMWNILSTAELHVQLVATPPLDASGTDRRNLTGAVRQHISATLAAMHAAPASASQLEVAHEHAGNEQHFQSLYCVLLHPSLAQEVVSHPLK
- a CDS encoding GGDEF domain-containing protein; translation: MLSILPVEKYRTTARAQFLASQFMPRPKEQAMSPLREILEQRRLSALFQPIIDLKSGEFLGFEGLIRGPADSPLHSPINLFGAAEQQGLQLELEMLSRQVVLETFAKLSLPGNLFLNVSPETLTNPSFKDGQTLAFLKQLGLDPARVIIEITENQPTFDFEGMRDALLHYRGMGFKIAIDDLGEGFSSLRLWSELRPEFIKIDMHFVQGVDHDPIKLQFLKSIQHIAESCGTHVIAEGVETEAELRVVKDIGIALGQGYFIARPSPTPPLLASTETSRIINSSNIALFPKADFYQRSQTTAHKLLTYVEPVHPDTLIDHIFERFNVNPALRIIPVVKNSVPLGLINRYHFIDRFSKPFQRELHSKKPCSDLIQGDPLLVEKGMPIEELSHFMAEADSRHFADGFIITENGRYIGVSSGQDLLRELTQMQLEAARYANPLTLLPGNVPINEHIERLLLANTPFVACYCDLDHFKPFNDTYSYRKGDEMIQLTGRILSWACDPKLDFIGHIGGDDFILLLQSRDWKARCEQALRSFEQAAELLFREEHLAAGGYNSEGRDGNVKFHPLTSLSIGAIQVAPRQFLSHHEVSAAMTDAKKMAKKTNGNSLFIEVRNTVARQ
- a CDS encoding alpha/beta fold hydrolase; amino-acid sequence: MMEILGLRHRASGVNSCFSGAGLPFADYVRDTQAMLRQHHDGKNDQEAIVAGNTPFELLPAGDFEKGRDKPYRRGVLLTHGLSDSPYHMRHLGAFFQRNGFRVMAVLLPGHGTRPGDLLEVDWREWVRTVAYGADCLAAEVDELYLAGFSAGAALSLFHAGHDNRVRGLFLFSPAFEITPLAKWANLHKLYSWLRPKAAWVGNMQDRDLYKYESFCKNAAAQMYKLTQALPKSGVDIPVFAVASADDATVNSAATLRFIQQARHVCSKLVWYSTAKIEQENIEWVDSAVPEKRILGSAHTAIVMSPEDAYYGANGEYANCLHYYDNDSERYKACMSQPREVWWGEVSEQNLEHGLLRRLMYNPHYAAMETSMLKFIQGLP
- a CDS encoding glycerophosphodiester phosphodiesterase, producing the protein MSQTLIYAHRGANKEAAENTRSAFDKSLRHAIDGMETDIQLSRDEVCVLWHDDDFAKLGQRHKRIDDYDYAQLKEMNFAAHFSGAAKEGALRLQDFVSAYRARCRLLLEIKNYPGEPEARQQIKVRQTLDTAGEANGERILVSSFDLNSLIYAHQIVPQFPLVLNLEREHQADFAQQTLRELPWLHGLCVHIATLDDAMVGVARECGKFIAVYTCNSDEQIRRALTLGVDVLISDVPEKALKMRDQ